The Bacteroidales bacterium genome has a window encoding:
- a CDS encoding PUR family DNA/RNA-binding protein produces the protein MMEEFNKAEQADFARGEDVVSIPVRAGRRTYFFDLKKTKADNHYLVITESQKKFDDSQLKHTFQKQKIFVYKDNLLNFAKALNAIIDYTKENIGLEEEIENHNEKMKFSNDISDEDFLKEIGLEETDN, from the coding sequence ATGATGGAAGAATTCAACAAAGCAGAACAAGCGGACTTTGCTAGAGGTGAGGATGTTGTGTCGATACCGGTTAGAGCGGGCAGACGTACATATTTTTTTGATCTGAAAAAAACCAAGGCAGATAATCATTATTTAGTAATAACGGAGAGTCAGAAGAAATTTGACGATTCACAGTTAAAACATACTTTTCAAAAGCAGAAGATATTCGTTTACAAGGATAATCTATTGAATTTCGCAAAAGCTCTAAACGCTATTATTGATTATACAAAAGAAAATATAGGATTGGAAGAAGAAATTGAAAATCATAATGAAAAAATGAAATTTTCAAATGATATTTCCGACGAAGATTTTCTTAAAGAGATTGGACTTGAGGAAACAGATAATTAG
- a CDS encoding DUF1573 domain-containing protein, producing the protein MKNKIFIISLLLITALCVSCKNDKKVSGALIHNPITASGEADLSKLPIIKFDKTVHDFGDVSQGESIRYSFKFKNEGKSDLIISNAKAGCGCTIANYPKEPIKPGEVNYIDITFDSKGTYGFQNKNISILTNGQPNTTILYIKANVKKGR; encoded by the coding sequence ATGAAAAATAAAATATTTATTATAAGTTTACTTTTAATCACGGCTTTATGTGTGTCGTGTAAAAATGATAAAAAAGTATCCGGTGCATTAATACATAATCCGATAACCGCTTCGGGAGAAGCCGATCTTAGTAAGTTACCGATAATTAAGTTTGATAAAACCGTACATGACTTTGGAGATGTGTCGCAGGGCGAGAGTATTAGATATTCTTTTAAATTTAAAAATGAAGGAAAATCCGATTTGATTATATCAAACGCTAAAGCAGGCTGCGGATGTACAATTGCAAATTATCCTAAAGAACCGATTAAACCGGGTGAGGTAAATTATATTGATATAACTTTCGACTCTAAAGGTACATATGGATTTCAAAATAAGAATATATCTATACTTACCAATGGACAACCCAATACAACAATTCTTTATATAAAAGCAAATGTTAAGAAAGGACGATAA
- the nusB gene encoding transcription antitermination factor NusB: MLNRRQLRIKVLQALYAFIFSENDNLIKGEKELLSSIEKTKELFVWQISVAIELADLMSQKLDDRKRKFLPTEKDLNPNYRFVNNRILTQWKENRDVVKLIKYYKVSWIENIEAFRRLANNFESSEVYAKYLERKDSYANDKDILICLYNDFVYEDDFFIDFYETKNMYWYTDFCMMNFLMAKFIDDYKESYDEFTPLQEIFKAISGVSDEKEDKDFVISLFSKVIIHREEYTQIVNKFTKNWDPDRISAMDVLIIIMAITEIVHFPHIPVRVTLNEYIDISKIFSTPKSKTFINGVLDSAYNYLLEEGKIKKTGRGLVNRSSDNSDK, encoded by the coding sequence ATGCTAAATAGACGCCAACTCAGAATAAAAGTCTTACAAGCTCTTTATGCTTTCATTTTTTCGGAAAATGATAATTTAATCAAAGGAGAGAAGGAATTGCTTTCTAGTATTGAAAAAACAAAGGAGCTGTTTGTATGGCAGATATCTGTTGCTATTGAACTCGCCGACCTTATGTCGCAGAAATTAGATGATAGGAAAAGAAAATTCTTACCTACGGAAAAAGATTTAAATCCCAATTATAGATTCGTTAATAATAGAATATTAACTCAATGGAAAGAAAACAGAGATGTTGTGAAGTTGATTAAATACTATAAAGTCTCTTGGATTGAAAATATTGAGGCATTTAGACGATTGGCGAATAATTTTGAAAGTTCTGAGGTGTATGCAAAATATCTTGAAAGAAAAGATAGTTATGCTAATGATAAAGATATTTTAATCTGTTTGTATAATGATTTTGTTTATGAAGACGATTTTTTTATTGATTTTTATGAAACAAAAAACATGTATTGGTATACCGATTTTTGTATGATGAATTTCTTAATGGCAAAATTTATTGATGATTATAAAGAAAGTTATGATGAATTTACACCCTTGCAGGAAATTTTTAAAGCAATTAGCGGCGTATCCGATGAAAAAGAAGATAAAGATTTTGTAATATCTTTATTTTCGAAAGTTATTATTCATAGAGAAGAATATACTCAGATAGTTAATAAATTTACTAAAAACTGGGATCCTGATAGAATATCGGCAATGGATGTTCTTATTATTATTATGGCAATTACCGAAATTGTACATTTTCCTCATATTCCGGTAAGAGTTACTTTGAATGAATATATCGATATATCTAAAATTTTTAGTACACCAAAGAGTAAAACATTTATCAATGGCGTGTTAGATTCAGCATATAATTATTTGCTGGAAGAAGGTAAAATTAAAAAAACAGGACGTGGTCTTGTAAATAGATCGTCAGATAATTCTGATAAGTGA
- a CDS encoding DUF5683 domain-containing protein has protein sequence MKVIKILSFIMLFSTASLFGQNVNIEQTTIPIEIPKKHSPKKAGWYSTALPGLGQGYNKKYWKIPIIWAGFGATGYFIYTNAVQMSKAKAAYIWMSNGSEGEAPNNLVNEYDSPAKLLSVYNQYTSNVELFAVITLAWYALNIIDAVVDAHLKDFNVSDDLSINISPFVIPPTGIYPNSYATAGFRLTINF, from the coding sequence ATGAAGGTTATCAAAATATTATCATTTATTATGCTTTTCTCTACTGCATCTCTATTCGGGCAAAATGTTAATATTGAGCAAACCACAATACCTATTGAAATTCCAAAAAAACATTCACCCAAAAAAGCCGGTTGGTATTCCACCGCATTACCGGGCTTAGGGCAAGGTTATAATAAAAAATATTGGAAAATTCCTATTATCTGGGCAGGATTCGGAGCTACAGGATATTTCATTTACACAAATGCAGTCCAAATGTCGAAAGCAAAAGCTGCTTATATATGGATGAGTAACGGTTCAGAAGGTGAAGCCCCGAATAATTTAGTAAATGAGTATGATTCTCCGGCTAAATTATTAAGTGTATATAATCAATACACATCTAATGTTGAACTATTTGCTGTGATTACTTTAGCCTGGTATGCGCTTAATATAATTGATGCCGTTGTTGATGCTCATTTAAAAGACTTTAATGTATCGGATGACTTATCTATTAATATTTCTCCTTTCGTTATCCCACCAACAGGAATCTATCCGAACTCGTATGCAACAGCAGGTTTTAGGTTAACAATCAATTTCTAA
- a CDS encoding AAA family ATPase — MTKVIAVANQKGGVGKTTTVVNLASSLAVLEYKSLIIDADPQANATINLGCDPRNIDKSIYECLIDEIEPQEAIIKTETPNLDILPSNINLVGAEIELINITEREYKLKKVIDKIKENYDFVFIDCSPSLGLITVNALTAADSVIIPVQAEFFALEGLGKLLNTIKIIQSRLNTSLDIEGILVTMYDKREVVRRNVLEDVKTHFQQLVFDTIISRNIKLVEAPSFGKTIIMHDATSTGAVNYLNLAREILMKNNLISKETV, encoded by the coding sequence ATGACAAAAGTTATTGCAGTTGCCAATCAAAAAGGTGGAGTGGGAAAAACAACGACAGTTGTTAATTTAGCAAGTAGTTTGGCCGTGCTTGAATATAAAAGTTTGATTATTGATGCTGACCCGCAAGCTAATGCTACGATAAATTTGGGTTGCGATCCTCGTAATATTGATAAAAGCATTTATGAGTGTTTGATTGACGAAATAGAACCTCAGGAAGCTATTATTAAAACCGAAACGCCTAATTTAGACATTTTACCTTCAAACATTAATTTGGTAGGTGCTGAAATAGAATTAATTAATATCACCGAGAGAGAATACAAACTCAAAAAAGTTATTGATAAGATTAAAGAAAATTACGACTTTGTTTTTATCGATTGCTCACCTTCATTGGGTTTAATTACTGTGAATGCACTAACCGCAGCCGACTCCGTAATAATTCCGGTTCAAGCAGAATTTTTTGCTCTCGAAGGATTGGGAAAATTACTTAATACTATTAAGATTATACAGTCGAGACTTAATACTTCGTTAGACATAGAAGGTATATTGGTTACAATGTACGATAAACGTGAAGTTGTCAGACGAAATGTACTTGAAGATGTAAAAACACATTTTCAACAATTAGTTTTTGATACTATAATAAGCAGAAATATCAAATTAGTTGAAGCGCCGAGTTTTGGTAAAACTATTATAATGCACGATGCAACAAGCACCGGTGCAGTTAATTACCTAAATTTAGCAAGAGAAATTTTAATGAAAAACAATTTAATATCTAAAGAAACAGTATAA
- the dapB gene encoding 4-hydroxy-tetrahydrodipicolinate reductase: MNYCIIGYGKMGKTIERILFQSDDKILTIADNDIDLRNQITNIKQCDIAFEFSTPETAYKNILFCFENNIPVICGTTGWMEKLDEIKKLCIESNQSMIYASNFSIGMNIFMQVNKYLSNLMSKFDLYDVSISETHHIHKKDKPSGTALSLKNIILEQMQFDDIHIDSFREGETIGEHTIRYKSNVDNITLTHEATNRDAFAIGAILASKWLIGKKGFFEMSDVINS, encoded by the coding sequence ATGAATTACTGTATTATAGGATATGGAAAGATGGGAAAGACCATCGAACGGATTTTATTTCAAAGTGATGATAAGATCCTTACAATTGCAGACAACGACATTGATTTAAGAAATCAGATCACAAATATTAAACAATGTGATATTGCTTTCGAGTTTTCAACACCGGAAACTGCATATAAAAATATTCTTTTTTGTTTTGAAAATAATATTCCGGTAATTTGCGGAACTACCGGTTGGATGGAAAAATTAGATGAGATTAAAAAACTTTGCATTGAAAGTAACCAAAGTATGATTTATGCGTCTAACTTTTCGATTGGCATGAATATTTTCATGCAAGTTAATAAGTACTTGTCTAATTTAATGTCCAAATTTGATTTATACGATGTATCAATCAGTGAAACTCATCACATTCATAAAAAAGATAAACCTAGCGGTACCGCTTTATCTTTAAAAAATATCATTTTAGAACAAATGCAATTTGATGATATACATATTGACAGTTTCAGAGAAGGCGAGACAATTGGCGAACATACTATTAGATACAAGTCAAACGTTGATAATATAACATTAACCCATGAAGCCACAAATAGAGATGCTTTCGCAATTGGTGCAATCCTTGCTTCAAAATGGCTCATCGGTAAAAAAGGTTTCTTTGAGATGTCGGATGTAATTAACTCATAA
- a CDS encoding shikimate dehydrogenase — protein sequence MATLGLLGQNISYSLSPEIFNYLSKKSNVNINYHIFDVQDIMEIQSIISGYDDLVGFNVTIPYKTEIIQYLDNLSPIAAEIAAVNCVVIDENKKLTGYNTDWIAFKITFDRIKKDFHKKALILGSGGAAKAVAYALKHSNIDYLVTSRNSDNFKYMLFENKIISYDDLIYLDFNEYNIIINTTPCGTIGNTCDLSDLFPFELIKENSLMYDLVYNTNVTLFIQKGIDKKCFTKNGEDMLILQATIMWQDYFLPLLK from the coding sequence ATGGCAACATTAGGACTTTTAGGTCAAAATATTTCATATTCACTATCACCAGAAATATTTAATTATTTGTCAAAAAAAAGTAATGTTAATATCAATTATCATATTTTTGATGTTCAGGATATTATGGAAATTCAAAGTATTATTTCCGGATACGACGACTTGGTAGGTTTCAATGTTACAATTCCATACAAAACTGAAATTATCCAATATTTAGATAATCTTTCTCCAATTGCCGCTGAAATAGCGGCTGTTAACTGTGTTGTGATTGATGAGAATAAAAAACTGACAGGATATAATACGGATTGGATTGCTTTTAAAATTACATTTGATAGAATAAAAAAAGATTTCCATAAAAAAGCTTTGATTCTTGGTTCCGGAGGCGCTGCTAAAGCTGTTGCTTATGCCTTGAAACATTCTAATATTGATTATCTCGTAACTTCTCGTAATTCCGACAATTTTAAGTATATGTTATTTGAAAATAAGATTATTTCTTATGATGATTTAATATATCTGGATTTTAATGAATATAATATTATTATAAATACTACCCCTTGCGGTACTATTGGAAATACATGCGATTTATCTGATTTATTTCCTTTTGAATTAATTAAGGAAAATTCTTTAATGTATGATTTGGTGTACAATACTAACGTTACTTTATTTATTCAAAAAGGGATTGATAAGAAATGCTTCACAAAGAATGGTGAAGACATGCTTATTTTGCAAGCAACAATAATGTGGCAAGATTATTTTCTCCCATTATTAAAATAA
- a CDS encoding ParB/RepB/Spo0J family partition protein, translating to MANSKKKALGRGLGAILENPNTDITTKDMSGNFVVGAVSDIALELIETNPFQPRTEFEETALAELVESIKEHGIIQPVTVRKIGNDKYQLISGGRRFKAASILKLETIPAYIRVANDEQMLEMALVENIQRKNLNPIEIALSYQRLIEECNLTQDELSTKVSKDRSTISNFLRLLKLPDLIQSALKENKITIGHAKPLSAIDNEDVAIDYLRIILENNLSVRETEKLINSNKSKTTKKTYGKIPQVLSVRMANFRQNFSNKTGLDLKIKVDKNGKGSITIPFSSEKKIEEFMKLFENE from the coding sequence ATGGCAAATTCAAAGAAGAAAGCTTTAGGTAGAGGATTAGGAGCAATATTGGAAAACCCTAATACTGATATCACAACCAAGGATATGTCGGGCAATTTTGTTGTAGGAGCGGTTTCCGATATCGCCTTGGAGCTTATAGAAACAAATCCTTTTCAACCAAGAACCGAGTTCGAAGAAACAGCATTAGCAGAATTAGTCGAATCAATAAAAGAACACGGTATAATACAACCTGTTACTGTAAGAAAAATCGGCAACGATAAATATCAACTTATTTCCGGAGGAAGGAGATTTAAAGCTGCCAGCATACTCAAACTTGAAACAATTCCTGCATATATTCGAGTTGCAAATGATGAACAAATGCTGGAAATGGCATTGGTTGAAAATATTCAAAGAAAAAATCTCAATCCTATTGAAATAGCATTAAGTTATCAAAGATTAATAGAAGAATGCAATCTCACTCAGGATGAACTTAGTACAAAAGTCAGTAAAGACAGGTCAACAATCTCAAATTTTTTGCGTCTGCTGAAGCTTCCCGATTTAATTCAAAGCGCACTAAAAGAAAATAAAATTACAATAGGTCATGCTAAACCTTTATCAGCTATTGATAATGAGGATGTCGCAATTGATTATCTCAGAATTATTCTTGAAAATAATTTATCTGTCCGTGAAACTGAAAAGCTAATAAACAGCAATAAAAGCAAAACGACAAAAAAAACATACGGAAAAATACCGCAAGTTCTTTCTGTACGCATGGCAAATTTTCGTCAGAACTTTTCAAACAAAACAGGCCTTGATCTTAAAATAAAGGTAGATAAAAATGGCAAAGGATCAATTACAATTCCTTTCTCATCTGAAAAAAAGATTGAGGAGTTTATGAAATTATTTGAAAATGAATAA